CTGCCCGACACGACGTCGGCGCAGGAGACGCGCAGCGCCGCCGCACCCAAAGCTTCCGCCAACATCGATGCGCTGCTCGCACTGCAAGGCATCGAGGAAGATCCGATCGAGCGCCGCAAGCGCTCGGTCGCCCGCGGCAAGACCGCGCTCGACGTGCTCGACGATCTCAAGATGGGACTCTTGTCCGGCAATTTCGACGCGTCGACCGTGCTGCGGCTGCGCGATGCGGCCGCGAACCTGAAATCGTCCTCCGGCGATCCCGGTCTGGATTCCGTGCTCTCCGAAATCGAGCTGCGCGTCGAGGTCGAACTGGCCAAGGCCGGGCAGGCGTAGTCAGGCACAGCAGCTGTCGTCGCCGGGCTTGACCGGGCGACCCAGTATTCCAGAGATAGTCATTGTTGAACCGAGAAGCCGCGGCGTACTGGATGCCCCGGTCCAAGGCCGGGGCATTACAGCGGAGTTTGGGGTGGCGCTACGTACTCTCGCGAGAGCGCACTACGCCGCTTGCTCCTTCTGCTGCGCGTCGTAGCGGCGCTGGGCGGCGAGCACGTCTTTCAGATTCTCCTCGGCCCAATCGCGCAACGGATCAACCGCGGCGGCGAGCGTCAGGCCGAGTTGCGTGATCGAATATTCAACCGTCACCGGCACGGTCGCGATGGCGCGGCGCTTGATCAGGCCGTCGCGTTCGAGCGACTTGAGAACCTGGCTCAGCATCTTCTGCGAGATGCCTTCAATCGTGCGGCGCAACTGATTGAAGCGCATCGGCTCCTCGCGCAGCAGCAGCAGGATCAGCACGGCCCATTTGTCGCCGACGCGATCGAGGATCTGGCGCGTGGGGCAGTTCGCTGCATAGACGTCTGGCTTCATCGTCGGTCCTCATCGGTTACTCCTGCGTAATCAGGTAAGCACAAAGTGCTCTCTTAACACCAGCATCCTTTGCGATATCTAGTAACCACTAGTTACTACAAAAGGAGCCTTCCAATGAAAATCGCAGTTGCCGGCGCCTCGGGCCGGGCCGGTTCGGAGATCACCAAGGAACTGTCCCGCCGTGGCCATGGCGTTAGCGCCATTGCCCGGAACCCGGACAAGATCGCGGGCCTGCCGAACGTCACGCCGACCC
This portion of the Bradyrhizobium diazoefficiens genome encodes:
- a CDS encoding flagellar assembly protein FliX, translating into MRIYGPNGTTLGTPASQARRTSSGTFVLPDTTSAQETRSAAAPKASANIDALLALQGIEEDPIERRKRSVARGKTALDVLDDLKMGLLSGNFDASTVLRLRDAAANLKSSSGDPGLDSVLSEIELRVEVELAKAGQA
- a CDS encoding winged helix-turn-helix transcriptional regulator, coding for MKPDVYAANCPTRQILDRVGDKWAVLILLLLREEPMRFNQLRRTIEGISQKMLSQVLKSLERDGLIKRRAIATVPVTVEYSITQLGLTLAAAVDPLRDWAEENLKDVLAAQRRYDAQQKEQAA